The following are encoded in a window of Geobacter metallireducens GS-15 genomic DNA:
- a CDS encoding indolepyruvate oxidoreductase subunit beta, translated as MTGQQLIISGVGGQGILFLTRILAETAISLGMPVMTSETHGMAQRGGVVISHLKAGEFSSPLVRPGRADGLIAMKAENVAIHRHFLRPGGWVVVNAKAAPAGLDGHPVHVIDADTLALELGNPQSLNLILIGYAVARFAASGDFFSPDQVIGTIERRLVEKGKLRDASLAALRLGMENAAG; from the coding sequence ATGACCGGTCAGCAGCTCATCATCAGTGGCGTCGGCGGCCAGGGAATCCTCTTCCTGACCCGCATCCTCGCCGAAACCGCTATCAGCCTGGGGATGCCGGTCATGACCTCCGAGACCCACGGCATGGCCCAGCGGGGGGGAGTGGTCATCTCCCACCTGAAAGCGGGGGAGTTTTCGAGCCCCCTCGTGAGACCGGGGCGCGCCGACGGACTCATCGCCATGAAGGCGGAGAACGTGGCGATCCACCGTCATTTCCTTCGTCCCGGCGGCTGGGTCGTCGTGAACGCCAAGGCCGCGCCGGCTGGCCTCGACGGCCATCCGGTCCATGTCATCGATGCTGATACCCTTGCCCTGGAGCTCGGCAATCCCCAGTCCCTCAACCTGATCCTTATCGGCTATGCCGTGGCGCGGTTCGCCGCCTCGGGAGACTTCTTCTCTCCCGACCAGGTCATCGGGACCATAGAACGGCGCCTGGTCGAGAAGGGGAAGCTGCGGGACGCTTCCCTGGCGGCCCTTCGTCTGGGGATGGAGAATGCAGCAGGCTGA